A DNA window from Actinomadura coerulea contains the following coding sequences:
- a CDS encoding Gfo/Idh/MocA family protein translates to MQRTGPTIAVAGAGLRGRGYAARIREAGAARIVAVAEPDPARRARFAAEHGLAPERTFPGWREMAARGRPADGVIIATQDAEHAAPAVRFAGLGCHILLEKPMATSEADALRVVDAVERAGVMLAVCHVMRYTEYTRTLRRLIEDGRIGTPVSVQHLEPVGWWHHAHSYVRGNWRRADESGPMLMTKSCHDVDWLIHVMGETPARVSSFGRLSHFRPEERPPGAAGRCVDCAVEARCPYSATRLYLSCLGDPARERWPLGAVTDDRTEAGVLRALREGPYGRCVYACDNDVVDHQVVNMEFPSGATGVFTMTAFAAAAPRQTRVFGTSGCLEGDGLRITVRDFVTGGTESVEPGGAPPEGASDGRHDLDDDALADAFVAALAAGDPALLSSGPRESLASHRVVWAAERARLNGAVIELDPGPSPAKGTVST, encoded by the coding sequence GTGCAGCGGACGGGGCCGACGATCGCCGTGGCCGGGGCGGGGCTGCGCGGACGCGGCTACGCCGCGCGGATCCGGGAGGCGGGGGCCGCCCGGATCGTCGCGGTCGCCGAGCCCGACCCGGCGCGGCGCGCCCGCTTCGCCGCCGAGCACGGCCTCGCGCCGGAGCGGACGTTCCCCGGCTGGCGCGAGATGGCCGCGCGGGGCCGCCCCGCCGACGGTGTGATCATCGCGACGCAGGACGCCGAGCACGCCGCGCCCGCGGTCCGGTTCGCCGGCCTCGGCTGCCACATCCTCCTGGAGAAGCCGATGGCGACGTCGGAGGCGGACGCGCTGCGCGTCGTGGACGCCGTCGAGCGCGCCGGGGTGATGCTCGCCGTCTGCCACGTGATGCGCTACACCGAGTACACGCGCACCCTCAGGAGGCTGATCGAGGACGGCCGGATCGGGACGCCGGTCAGCGTCCAGCACCTCGAACCGGTCGGCTGGTGGCACCACGCCCACTCCTACGTGCGCGGCAACTGGCGGCGGGCGGACGAGTCCGGCCCGATGCTGATGACGAAGTCGTGCCACGACGTCGACTGGCTGATCCACGTGATGGGCGAGACCCCCGCGCGGGTCTCCTCGTTCGGGCGGCTGTCGCACTTCCGGCCGGAGGAGCGGCCGCCCGGCGCCGCCGGCCGCTGCGTCGACTGCGCGGTGGAGGCGCGCTGCCCCTACTCCGCGACCCGGCTGTACCTGTCGTGCCTCGGCGATCCCGCCCGCGAGAGGTGGCCGCTCGGCGCGGTCACCGACGACCGCACCGAGGCGGGCGTCCTGCGGGCGCTGCGCGAGGGCCCGTACGGGCGCTGCGTCTACGCGTGCGACAACGACGTGGTCGACCACCAGGTCGTGAACATGGAGTTCCCGTCCGGCGCGACCGGCGTGTTCACCATGACCGCGTTCGCGGCGGCCGCGCCGCGCCAGACGCGCGTCTTCGGGACGTCCGGCTGCCTGGAGGGCGACGGCCTGCGCATCACGGTCCGCGACTTCGTCACCGGCGGGACCGAGAGCGTCGAGCCCGGCGGCGCCCCTCCCGAGGGGGCGTCCGACGGCCGGCACGACCTCGACGACGACGCGCTGGCCGACGCCTTCGTCGCCGCGCTGGCCGCGGGCGACCCGGCCCTGCTCAGCTCCGGCCCCCGGGAGAGCCTCGCCTCGCACCGCGTCGTGTGGGCGGCCGAACGGGCCCGGCTGAACGGCGCCGTCATCGAACTCGACCCGGGGCCGTCTCCGGCGAAAGGCACGGTGAGCACGTGA
- a CDS encoding ABC transporter substrate-binding protein: MTTSLLPAAAAALSLALASAACGSSGESGPARNDGRGPITVATGKDLTRTVQRLVAAWNVDHPKERVRLVELPEDGDQARQQLVQNMRIRSDAYDVVRLDAVWTAEFAARRWILPLPDGLVDTSSFVPAALETGRYRGRLYAAPWLTGTGVLYYRGDLLAGAGVKDPPETWAELRDACAKVRRTPEGKGVDCYAGQYGKYEGLTVNYSEAVQSAGGEVFDSSGRPRVDTPQAKAGLRFLVDGFRNGTIPRKAITFKEEEGRRAFQEGRLVFHRNWAYVYALAAEKSGSKVAGRFGVAPIPGEGGPGSGTLGGNNLAVSAFSGHQATARDFVAHIVSPAVQKEYGRAQSFPLSLAALYGDPGMIKRYPYLPVLRQGMDRARPRPVVVRYNEVSTAVQEQVTAAVTGRKPADQASEDLQKALAALAD; this comes from the coding sequence GTGACCACCAGTCTCCTGCCGGCCGCCGCCGCGGCGCTGTCCCTGGCCCTCGCGTCGGCCGCGTGCGGCTCGTCGGGCGAGTCGGGCCCGGCGCGCAACGACGGCCGGGGGCCCATCACCGTCGCCACGGGCAAGGACCTCACCCGGACCGTGCAGCGGCTCGTCGCCGCCTGGAACGTCGATCACCCGAAGGAGAGGGTCCGGCTCGTCGAACTGCCCGAGGACGGCGACCAGGCGCGGCAGCAGCTCGTCCAGAACATGCGGATCAGGTCGGACGCCTACGACGTCGTCCGGCTGGACGCGGTGTGGACGGCGGAGTTCGCCGCGCGCCGCTGGATCCTGCCGCTGCCGGACGGGCTGGTCGACACCTCCTCGTTCGTCCCGGCGGCCCTGGAGACCGGCAGGTACCGCGGCCGTCTGTACGCGGCGCCGTGGCTGACGGGGACCGGCGTCCTCTACTACCGCGGGGACCTCCTCGCCGGGGCCGGGGTGAAGGACCCGCCGGAGACGTGGGCCGAGCTCCGCGACGCCTGCGCGAAGGTCCGCCGGACGCCCGAGGGCAAGGGCGTCGACTGCTACGCGGGCCAGTACGGCAAGTACGAGGGGCTCACGGTCAACTACTCCGAGGCCGTCCAGTCCGCGGGCGGCGAGGTCTTCGACTCCTCGGGCAGGCCGCGGGTGGACACCCCGCAGGCCAAGGCCGGGCTCAGGTTCCTCGTGGACGGCTTCCGGAACGGCACCATCCCGCGGAAGGCCATCACGTTCAAGGAGGAGGAGGGCCGCCGCGCCTTCCAGGAGGGGCGCCTCGTCTTCCACCGCAACTGGGCCTACGTCTACGCGCTCGCGGCCGAGAAGAGCGGCTCGAAGGTCGCCGGGAGGTTCGGCGTCGCGCCGATCCCGGGCGAGGGCGGGCCGGGCTCGGGCACCCTGGGCGGCAACAATCTGGCCGTGTCGGCGTTCTCCGGGCACCAGGCCACCGCCCGCGACTTCGTCGCCCACATCGTCAGCCCGGCCGTTCAGAAGGAGTACGGCCGCGCGCAGTCCTTCCCGCTGTCCCTCGCCGCCCTCTACGGCGACCCCGGAATGATCAAGCGGTATCCGTACCTGCCGGTACTGCGGCAGGGCATGGACCGGGCGCGGCCGCGCCCGGTCGTCGTCCGCTACAACGAGGTCAGCACGGCCGTCCAGGAGCAGGTCACCGCGGCCGTCACCGGTAGGAAGCCGGCAGACCAGGCGTCCGAGGACCTCCAGAAGGCACTGGCCGCGCTCGCCGACTAG
- a CDS encoding GlxA family transcriptional regulator, giving the protein MHTVAVVVVPPVMAFDVTIPQMVLGAAEAGGGPAYELLVCAAEPGRPLETVGGLDVVAPHGLDAVRGADSVIVVGSGGRTGIEPSVLDALRAAAGTGKRVAAICTGAFVLGEAGLLDGRRATTHWGLTGDLARRFPAAEVVPDVLHVTDGAVLTSAGAAAGIELCLHLIREDHGAAVAAGAARLTVAAPPRPAGQVQRLEDPLPAGPDVSLAETRAWAVRRLGEPLTLADLARHARVSTRTLTRRFHAETGHSPLQWLLHQRIDRARELLEGTVLPMEQVAHRSGLGSADSLRQHFVRRLGVTPSAYRSASRRARPVPSGGPRTPGLPASYR; this is encoded by the coding sequence ATGCACACGGTCGCGGTCGTCGTCGTCCCGCCGGTGATGGCCTTCGACGTCACGATCCCGCAGATGGTGCTGGGCGCCGCCGAGGCGGGCGGCGGTCCCGCCTACGAACTGCTGGTCTGCGCCGCCGAGCCGGGGCGTCCGCTGGAGACCGTCGGCGGCCTGGACGTCGTCGCCCCGCACGGGCTGGACGCCGTGCGGGGCGCGGACAGCGTCATCGTGGTGGGCAGCGGGGGCCGCACCGGCATTGAGCCCTCCGTCCTGGACGCCCTGCGCGCCGCGGCGGGCACGGGCAAACGCGTCGCGGCCATCTGCACGGGCGCCTTCGTGCTCGGCGAGGCGGGCCTGCTGGACGGCCGCCGCGCCACGACGCACTGGGGCCTCACCGGCGACCTCGCCCGCCGCTTCCCCGCGGCGGAGGTCGTCCCCGACGTCCTCCACGTCACGGACGGGGCGGTGCTGACCTCGGCCGGGGCCGCCGCCGGGATCGAGCTGTGCCTGCACCTGATCCGCGAGGACCACGGCGCCGCGGTGGCGGCCGGGGCGGCGCGGCTGACGGTCGCGGCGCCCCCGCGCCCCGCCGGCCAGGTCCAGCGCCTCGAAGATCCGCTGCCCGCCGGACCGGACGTGTCGCTCGCGGAGACCCGCGCCTGGGCCGTGCGGCGCCTGGGGGAGCCGCTCACCCTCGCCGACCTGGCCCGGCACGCGCGCGTCAGCACCCGCACGCTGACGCGCCGGTTCCACGCGGAGACGGGCCACAGCCCGTTGCAGTGGCTGCTCCACCAGCGGATCGACCGGGCCCGCGAGCTGCTGGAGGGCACCGTGCTCCCGATGGAGCAGGTCGCCCACCGCAGCGGCCTCGGCAGCGCCGACTCCCTGCGCCAGCACTTCGTCCGCAGGCTCGGCGTCACCCCGAGCGCCTACCGCTCCGCTAGTCGGCGAGCGCGGCCAGTGCCTTCTGGAGGTCCTCGGACGCCTGGTCTGCCGGCTTCCTACCGGTGA
- a CDS encoding NAD-dependent epimerase, protein MPFHVVVGRGATATATALLLAGAGDRVRMVSRSGAGPEHPLVERVALDATDTAELSRLAEGAATVFNAAAPAYHTWPDLLPALFGSVLTAAERSGAGYVMLGNLYGYGPVDGPVTEEHPLEATGSKGRVRAEMWLRAKEAHDAGRVRAAEVRAGQFLGAGAYSVFTLMVQPKVLAGRPALVPAAVDVPHAFSAIGDTARALVAVARDGDERGWGRPWHAPTITASVRGVADRLAALAGVPGPRLDTMTDRELTLLSLTDPFWEEMWETEHMSHRPFTADSSAIEETFGVAASPLDDVLKEALSRM, encoded by the coding sequence ATGCCGTTCCATGTCGTCGTCGGCCGGGGCGCCACCGCCACCGCCACCGCGCTCCTCCTCGCGGGCGCGGGCGACCGCGTCCGGATGGTGTCCCGCAGCGGAGCGGGTCCGGAGCACCCGCTCGTCGAGCGGGTCGCGCTGGACGCCACCGACACCGCCGAGCTCAGCCGGCTCGCCGAGGGCGCCGCGACCGTGTTCAACGCGGCGGCGCCCGCCTACCACACGTGGCCTGACCTGCTGCCCGCGCTGTTCGGCTCGGTCCTGACCGCCGCCGAACGGTCCGGCGCGGGGTACGTCATGCTGGGCAACCTCTACGGATACGGGCCGGTGGACGGCCCGGTCACCGAGGAGCACCCGCTGGAGGCGACCGGGTCCAAGGGGCGGGTGCGCGCCGAGATGTGGCTCCGGGCCAAGGAGGCGCACGACGCCGGAAGGGTGCGGGCCGCGGAGGTGCGCGCCGGCCAGTTCCTCGGCGCCGGGGCCTACTCCGTCTTCACGCTCATGGTGCAGCCGAAGGTGCTCGCCGGACGCCCGGCGCTCGTCCCGGCGGCGGTCGACGTCCCGCACGCCTTCTCGGCGATCGGCGACACCGCCCGCGCGCTCGTCGCCGTCGCCCGCGACGGCGACGAGCGCGGATGGGGCCGGCCGTGGCACGCCCCGACGATCACCGCCTCGGTGCGCGGGGTCGCCGACCGCCTCGCCGCGCTCGCCGGCGTCCCCGGACCCCGCCTGGACACCATGACGGACCGCGAACTGACGCTGCTGAGCCTCACGGATCCGTTCTGGGAGGAGATGTGGGAGACGGAGCACATGTCGCACCGGCCGTTCACCGCCGACTCCTCGGCGATCGAGGAGACGTTCGGGGTCGCCGCGTCCCCGCTGGACGACGTCCTCAAGGAGGCGCTCAGTCGTATGTGA
- a CDS encoding glycoside hydrolase family 3 protein, translating into MYCSSPRALRSRVVGLSVLAVLALTVHGGPARAARGPAPYLDPQLSVEDRVDDLLDRMTLADKLGQMTQPERRYVAPEEVTRYRIGSVLSSGGSAPSPNTPRSWADMYDGLQRAALAAPLRVPMMYGVDAVHGHNNVAGATIFPHDIGLGAARDPALVRRIGAATAAEMTGTGVDWDFAPCLCVVRDDRWGRTYESFGEVPELPAMMTTLIEGLQGRELGGPASVLATAKHYLGDGGTEGGDDRGDTRIAERELRAVHLPPFREAVKRGVGSVMVSYSSWNGLKMHRNKYLISDVLKRELGFTGFVVSDYNGIDEIDGKRGFTKEEVAAAVNAGIDMVMVPTEWRRFIDYLRDAVRDGSVPMSRVDDANRRILTRKFELGLFERPLADRSYLGTVGGAGHRALARRAVAESQVLLKNAGGVLPLDDDDKVFVAGRSADDIGMQSGGWTITWQGAPGPTTKGTTILRGIRGAADPSATVTYSRDGTGIDRSYDAAIAVVGEKPYAEYHGDLTGDMGLDDADLRTIDRLRASGVPVVVVLVSGRPLDIASELPKWSALVEAWLPGSEGAGVADVLYGSAAPTGRLPVTWMRAASQQPVNKGDGKKPLFPFGYGLTYD; encoded by the coding sequence ATGTACTGTTCCTCCCCGCGGGCGTTGCGGTCCCGCGTCGTCGGCCTGAGCGTGCTCGCCGTGCTGGCGCTGACCGTCCACGGCGGTCCCGCCCGGGCGGCCCGGGGCCCCGCGCCCTACCTCGACCCGCAGCTGTCGGTGGAGGACCGCGTCGACGACCTGCTCGACCGGATGACCCTGGCCGACAAGCTCGGCCAGATGACCCAGCCGGAGCGGCGCTACGTGGCGCCCGAGGAGGTCACCCGGTACCGGATCGGGTCGGTGCTGTCCAGCGGAGGGTCGGCGCCCAGCCCGAACACGCCGCGGAGCTGGGCGGACATGTACGACGGTCTCCAGCGGGCCGCGCTCGCCGCGCCGCTGCGCGTCCCCATGATGTACGGGGTCGACGCGGTGCACGGCCACAACAACGTGGCCGGTGCGACGATCTTCCCGCACGACATCGGGCTCGGCGCGGCCCGCGACCCGGCCCTCGTCCGCCGGATCGGCGCGGCGACCGCCGCGGAGATGACGGGGACGGGCGTGGACTGGGACTTCGCGCCCTGCCTGTGCGTGGTCCGCGACGACCGCTGGGGGCGGACGTACGAGTCGTTCGGCGAGGTGCCGGAGCTGCCCGCGATGATGACGACGCTCATCGAGGGGCTGCAGGGCAGGGAACTGGGCGGCCCCGCGTCCGTGCTGGCCACGGCGAAGCACTATCTCGGGGACGGTGGCACCGAGGGCGGCGACGACCGCGGCGACACCAGGATCGCGGAGCGGGAGCTGCGCGCGGTCCACCTGCCGCCGTTCCGCGAGGCCGTGAAGCGCGGCGTCGGCTCGGTGATGGTCTCCTACAGCTCGTGGAACGGGCTGAAGATGCACCGGAACAAGTACCTGATCAGCGATGTCCTCAAGCGCGAGCTGGGCTTCACCGGCTTCGTCGTGTCGGACTACAACGGCATCGACGAGATCGACGGGAAGCGGGGGTTCACCAAGGAGGAGGTCGCCGCCGCGGTCAACGCCGGGATCGACATGGTCATGGTGCCGACCGAGTGGCGCCGGTTCATCGACTACCTGCGGGACGCGGTGAGGGACGGGTCCGTCCCGATGTCCCGCGTCGACGACGCCAACCGCCGCATCCTGACCAGGAAGTTCGAGCTCGGCCTGTTCGAGCGGCCGCTGGCCGACCGCTCCTACCTGGGGACGGTGGGGGGCGCCGGGCACCGCGCGCTCGCCCGGCGCGCGGTCGCCGAGTCGCAGGTGCTGCTGAAGAACGCCGGCGGCGTCCTGCCCCTGGACGACGACGACAAGGTCTTCGTCGCGGGCCGCAGCGCCGACGACATCGGCATGCAGTCGGGCGGCTGGACGATCACCTGGCAGGGCGCGCCGGGCCCCACCACGAAGGGCACGACGATCCTGCGGGGCATCCGCGGGGCGGCGGACCCGTCCGCGACCGTCACCTACAGCCGGGACGGGACGGGCATCGACAGGTCCTACGACGCGGCGATCGCGGTCGTCGGGGAGAAGCCGTACGCCGAGTACCACGGCGACCTGACCGGTGACATGGGCCTCGACGACGCCGACCTGAGGACGATCGACCGGCTGCGGGCGTCCGGCGTCCCGGTGGTCGTGGTGCTGGTGTCGGGGCGTCCGCTGGACATCGCCTCCGAGTTGCCCAAGTGGAGTGCGCTCGTCGAGGCCTGGCTGCCGGGAAGCGAGGGGGCGGGCGTCGCCGACGTCCTGTACGGGTCGGCCGCGCCCACCGGAAGGCTCCCGGTGACGTGGATGCGCGCGGCCTCCCAGCAGCCGGTCAACAAGGGCGACGGCAAGAAGCCCCTGTTCCCCTTCGGCTACGGCCTCACATACGACTGA
- a CDS encoding sigma factor-like helix-turn-helix DNA-binding protein has translation MALRMGKDIGSLAPGSPGERMRPAVVARAFQGLPPAHREILTETVFRDRSVNEAAASLGVPVDVVKVRVYQALRALSAAVETPRTFA, from the coding sequence GTGGCACTGCGAATGGGCAAGGACATCGGTTCGCTCGCCCCCGGTTCGCCGGGGGAGCGGATGCGCCCCGCGGTGGTCGCCCGGGCCTTCCAGGGGCTGCCGCCCGCGCACCGCGAGATCCTCACCGAGACGGTCTTCCGGGACCGGTCGGTCAACGAGGCCGCCGCCTCGCTGGGGGTGCCGGTCGACGTGGTGAAGGTCCGCGTCTACCAGGCGCTCCGGGCGCTCAGCGCGGCCGTGGAGACGCCGCGGACGTTCGCCTGA
- a CDS encoding ROK family protein produces the protein MTVLALDIGGTKFAVARVDADGTLLDRAEHPVGQAPTATLRGLVADFAGDGRTRRSLTGVGIGSAGPIDAAAGTVSPINIPRWRGYRLVAAVQRLVPGVPVTLAGDAQCMALGEWWRGGHDCGSLLAIAVSTGVGGGLVIDGRPWTGRTGNAGHIGHVIVDLDGEACVCGARGCLETIAAGPGMVRWALAQGWTLAPATGRPDARALAAAARSGAPVPLAAFQRAAGALATAILNTASVLDVRDVVIGGGVAAAGDLLLDPLRAAITARAGMPHLRDLRVSSTTLERDAGLYGAAALALLASGEPLRPTP, from the coding sequence ATGACCGTCCTCGCCCTCGACATCGGCGGCACCAAGTTCGCCGTCGCGCGCGTCGACGCCGACGGCACGCTCCTCGACCGCGCCGAGCACCCCGTCGGCCAGGCGCCCACCGCCACCCTGCGCGGCCTCGTCGCCGACTTCGCCGGGGACGGCCGGACGCGCCGCTCCCTGACCGGCGTCGGCATCGGCTCGGCCGGCCCGATCGACGCGGCCGCCGGCACCGTCAGCCCGATCAACATCCCCCGCTGGCGCGGCTACCGGCTCGTCGCGGCCGTCCAGCGCCTCGTCCCCGGCGTCCCCGTCACCCTCGCGGGCGACGCCCAGTGCATGGCGCTCGGCGAATGGTGGCGCGGCGGCCACGACTGCGGGTCGCTGCTCGCCATCGCGGTGTCGACCGGAGTCGGCGGCGGCCTCGTCATCGACGGCCGCCCCTGGACCGGGCGCACCGGCAACGCGGGCCACATCGGCCACGTCATCGTCGACCTCGACGGCGAGGCCTGCGTCTGCGGCGCCCGCGGCTGCCTGGAGACGATCGCCGCGGGTCCCGGCATGGTCCGCTGGGCGCTCGCCCAGGGCTGGACGCTCGCCCCCGCGACGGGCCGCCCCGACGCCCGCGCCCTGGCCGCCGCGGCCCGCTCCGGGGCCCCGGTCCCGCTGGCGGCCTTCCAGCGCGCCGCCGGCGCCCTCGCCACCGCGATCCTCAACACCGCGTCCGTCCTCGACGTCCGCGACGTCGTCATCGGCGGCGGCGTGGCGGCCGCGGGCGACCTGCTCCTCGACCCGCTGCGCGCCGCGATCACCGCCCGCGCCGGCATGCCGCACCTGCGCGACCTGCGCGTGTCCTCCACGACCTTGGAGCGCGACGCCGGCCTCTACGGCGCCGCCGCCCTCGCCCTCCTCGCCTCCGGCGAGCCCCTGCGCCCCACCCCCTGA
- the manA gene encoding mannose-6-phosphate isomerase, class I, with amino-acid sequence MPLPLTTAIRPYDWGSRTALAELLGVEPTGRPQAELWAGAHPAAPSRVDGTPLDVLIDRDPVGMLGAPSVERFGPTLPYLLKVLAVEKPLSLQVHPSRAQAEAGFAREEAQGIPVDDPARTYKDPFHKPEMVCALTEFHGLCGFRDPAETAGLLEDLKVPELDPWIAALRTEPPAEALRTVLTQMLDERSRPLQAAVEPALTGVYADIARAHPGDPGVLAALLLDHVELKPGQALFLGAGVPHSYLGGLAIEVMANSDNVVRCGLTAKHIDVPELMRVVEFVPSRPHRVEPTADHRYRTAAEEFTLVRHDLAEASENLPAGLPQTLLCLEGEARLTAEPDLTLARGEAAFVPAGAPATRLTGHGTLYRVLPGIGS; translated from the coding sequence GTGCCATTGCCGCTGACCACCGCGATCCGTCCCTACGACTGGGGATCGCGGACCGCCCTGGCCGAGCTGCTCGGCGTCGAGCCGACGGGGCGCCCGCAGGCCGAGCTGTGGGCGGGCGCGCACCCCGCCGCGCCCTCCCGCGTGGACGGGACGCCCCTCGACGTCCTCATCGACCGCGACCCGGTCGGCATGCTCGGCGCCCCGAGCGTGGAGCGGTTCGGCCCGACGCTGCCGTACCTGCTCAAGGTGCTGGCCGTCGAGAAGCCGCTGTCGCTGCAGGTGCACCCGAGCAGGGCCCAGGCCGAGGCCGGGTTCGCCCGCGAAGAGGCGCAGGGCATCCCCGTCGACGACCCCGCCCGCACGTACAAGGACCCCTTCCACAAGCCCGAGATGGTCTGCGCCCTCACCGAGTTCCACGGCCTGTGCGGCTTCCGCGACCCCGCCGAGACCGCCGGCCTGCTCGAAGACCTGAAGGTCCCCGAGCTGGACCCGTGGATCGCCGCGCTCCGCACCGAGCCGCCGGCCGAGGCGCTCCGGACCGTCCTCACCCAGATGCTCGACGAGCGCTCCCGGCCCCTCCAGGCCGCGGTCGAACCGGCCCTGACCGGCGTCTACGCCGACATCGCCCGCGCCCACCCCGGCGACCCCGGGGTCCTCGCCGCGCTCCTGCTCGACCACGTCGAGCTCAAGCCCGGCCAGGCCCTCTTCCTGGGCGCCGGTGTGCCCCACTCCTACCTGGGCGGCCTCGCGATCGAGGTGATGGCGAACTCCGACAACGTCGTGCGCTGCGGGCTCACCGCCAAGCACATCGACGTTCCCGAGCTGATGCGCGTCGTCGAGTTCGTCCCGTCCCGGCCCCACCGCGTCGAGCCCACGGCGGACCACCGGTACCGCACCGCCGCCGAGGAGTTCACCCTCGTCCGCCACGACCTCGCGGAGGCCTCGGAGAACCTGCCCGCCGGCCTGCCGCAGACGCTCCTCTGCCTGGAGGGCGAGGCCCGCCTCACCGCGGAGCCGGACCTGACCCTCGCCCGGGGCGAGGCCGCCTTCGTCCCCGCCGGCGCCCCCGCCACCCGCCTCACCGGACACGGCACGCTCTACCGCGTGCTTCCGGGGATCGGGTCATGA